From the Tribolium castaneum strain GA2 chromosome 2, icTriCast1.1, whole genome shotgun sequence genome, one window contains:
- the LOC100141953 gene encoding UDP-glucosyltransferase 2-like, whose translation MFLFLVLFIITDFAKCARILAIFPAPGYSQFILGEKLMVELSQNGHNVTVIGPYEPKTPIENYTTISTSGILQQYESVNWFQFESLTFVTSIMGSHKSGLKITEYTLANPKVQELLQSGVNFDLVIVEQFFCEALFGFAKHFNAPLVVFSSIGPSEWNNNQMGNPHLPSYMPMTKLTYNSQMNFYQRIKNTAAFLFDATYKRYVTYPIHDKLLKKYFPKSMDLEDVLYNASLMLLNSHYSITEPFPLVPGMVEIGGFHVSNSEALPKKLETFLDGAKDGAIYFSMGTNIKSSNLNPNLIQDIVDMFSQLKLKVLWKFDKTIPKLPPNVLVEKWFPQNAILGHVNTKLFISHCGLLSTTESVYFGVPMIAIPVFGDQKMNAAKAEHFGFALTIPYPLLSGETLRQGISEVLSDSKYVENVKLRSRLYHDRPVKPLDLAMFWIDFTIRNKNGTTLRFAGIELKWYQLYLLDITAFCVLIIIAMAIVGKYVIRKFNWKRSCSTLCFCYFFFFTLKASNQDEAFLSNIPSDFCV comes from the exons atgtttttgtttttggtgcTATTTATAATCACTGACTTTGCAAAATGTGCAAGAATTTTAGCAATATTTCCGGCCCCAGGCTACAGTCAGTTCATTTTAGGAGAAAAACTAATGGTCGAGTTGTCACAAAACGGCCACAATGTGACTGTTATAGGCCCATATGAGCCAAAAACACCTATCGAAAATTACACGACAATATCTACCTCGGGAATATTACAACAATACGAAA GTGTCAATTGGTTCCAATTTGAGAGCCTCACCTTTGTTACAAGTATCATGGGAAGTCACAAGTCTGGGCTAAAAATAACAGAATACACTCTCGCAAACCCAAAAGTGCAAGAACTGCTACAATCAGgcgttaattttgatttagtAATAGTTGAGCAATTCTTCTGTGAAGCTTTGTTCGGTTTTGCCAAACATTTTAACGCTCCTTTGGTCGTATTCAGTTCGATTGGTCCTTCAGAATGGAACAACAATCAAATGGGCAATCCACACTTACCATCTTACATGCCCATGACCAAACTTACGTACAACTCTCAAATGAACTTTTAccaaagaataaaaaacacagCGGCATTTCTGTTTGATGCGACGTACAAACGCTACGTCACTTACCCAATTCACGACAAActcctaaaaaaatatttcccaaAGTCAATGGACCTGGAAGATGTTTTGTACAACGCTAGTCTCATGTTACTTAACTCCCACTATAGTATTACCGAACCCTTTCCCCTTGTTCCCGGAATGGTCGAAATCGGAGGCTTTCATGTTTCAAACTCTGAAGCGTTACCGAAAAAGTTAGAAACGTTTCTGGACGGCGCTAAAGACGGGGCCATTTATTTTAGTATGGGGACAAACATAAAGTCTTCCAACTTAAACCCAAATCTTATTCAAGACATAGTGGACATGTTTTCTCAACTGAAACTGAAAGTTTTATGGAAGTTTGATAAGACAATACCAAAACTACCGCCAAATGTTCTTGTAGAGAAATGGTTTCCGCAAAATGCAATTTTGGGTCACGTTAATACTAAATTATTCATCAGCCACTGTGGGTTGTTAAGCACCACAGAGTCGGTTTATTTCGGAGTTCCAATGATTGCAATCCCGGTATTTGGTGACCAAAAAATGAACGCAGCCAAAGCGGAACATTTTGGATTTGCTTTAACAATCCCTTACCCGCTACTAAGTGGAGAAACTTTAAGGCAAGGCATCAGTGAAGTTTTAAGTGACTCAAAATATGTGGAAAATGTGAAACTGAGGTCGAGACTTTACCACGATCGGCCTGTGAAACCCTTAGATTTGGCAATGTTTTGGATAGACTTTACAATTAGGAATAAAAATGGGACCACTTTAAGATTTGCAGGAATTGAGCTCAAATGGTACCAATTGTATTTGCTCGATATAACAGCATTTTGTGTGTTAATTATCATTGCCATGGCCATTGTCGGTAAATATGTGATAAGGAAGTTTAATTGGAAGAGGTCATGCTCTactttgtgtttttgttattttttttttttcactttgaaGGCTTCAAACCAGGATGAAGCTTTTCTTAGCAATATTCCAAGTGATTTTTGTGTGTAA
- the LOC661391 gene encoding UDP-glycosyltransferase UGT5-like: MMKLSTSLLFLFLGLICGTKSARILGIYPLPGRSHYRLGSALFRELAERGHDVTVISPFGEKDPPKNGTYRDIVLDGIFEGDEKHKGKQWNMFKREGLNPFVGAYVVATMASKFMGVILNHTKVQELLHSDEKFDVVITDNFLSDAFKAFAMHFDAPLIVINPVGPNFWINPLVGNPSPPSYIPDILLNYYHPMTFCERMVNTLIYGFNFLLYNWMVFPRHNEYVKQFIPRGGDLNDILYNTSLVLLNSHPSLNQPVPLVPNMIEIGGFHMKPAKKLPDDLQDFLDKSEEGVVYFSMGSNLQSVLWPIEKREVFLKTFSKLKMKVLWKWEDDELPGKPPNVKISKWVPQMDVLAHPNLKLFITHGGFVSSVETAYHGKPMLAIPIYGDQRNNANFAYKNGFGRYITYGNLTEENLLATINEMLDNPKYSENAKIRSQIFHDRQVHPMDTAVYWVEYVIRHRGAPHLQVAALDLPWYKYLLVDVIFVVVMALSSLIFVTWFVLKKVCKKICAKKNTQKVKTN, from the exons ATGATGAAGCTGTCTACAAGTTTACTTTTCCTATTTTTGGGTTTAATATGTGGAACCAAAAGTGCACGTATTTTGGGCATTTACCCTTTGCCTGGCCGTAGCCACTACCGCCTGGGCTCCGCTTTATTCAGAGAATTAGCAGAAAGGGGACACGACGTTACTGTAATATCCccatttggtgaaaaagatCCTCCGAAAAATGGGACCTACCGAGACATAGTCCTCGATGGCATATTCGAAGGGGATGAGA AACACAAGGGGAAACAATGGAACATGTTCAAAAGGGAAGGCTTGAATCCTTTCGTTGGTGCATACGTGGTGGCAACCATGGCGTCTAAATTTATGGGAGTGATTCTCAACCACACCAAAGTGCAAGAACTGCTCCATTCTGATGAGAAATTCGACGTTGTTATTACAGATAATTTCCTGAGCGATGCGTTTAAAGCATTTGCCATGCATTTTGACGCCCCACTCATTGTAATTAATCCCGTGGGGCCCAACTTCTGGATAAACCCCCTCGTTGGCAACCCTTCCCCACCCTCATACATCCCCGATATTTTACTCAACTATTACCACCCGATGACGTTTTGCGAAAGAATGGTAAACACCCTAATCTACGGCTTCAATTTTCTGCTCTATAACTGGATGGTTTTTCCCCGACACAACGAGTACGTCAAACAGTTTATCCCACGAGGGGGCGACTTAAACGACATTCTTTACAACACGTCTTTGGTGCTTTTGAACTCGCACCCGAGCCTCAACCAGCCGGTGCCTCTAGTGCCCAACATGATCGAAATTGGCGGATTTCACATGAAACCGGCCAAAAAACTACCGGACGACTTACAAGACTTCTTGGATAAGTCCGAAGAAGGGGTGGTTTACTTCAGTATGGGCTCAAACCTTCAGAGCGTTTTGTGGCCAATTGAGAAGCGTGAGGTTTTCCTGAAAACCTTCTCCAAGCTGAAAATGAAAGTTCTGTGGAAGTGGGAAGACGACGAACTTCCCGGGAAGCCACCAAATGTTAAAATATCCAAATGGGTGCCCCAAATGGACGTCCTTGCCCATCCCAACTTGAAACTATTCATCACCCATGGTGGGTTCGTCAGCTCGGTGGAGACAGCCTACCATGGCAAGCCCATGCTGGCCATTCCTATTTATGGCGATCAGAGAAACAACGCCAATTTTGCGTACAAGAACGGGTTTGGGCGCTATATTACTTACGGAAATCTTAcagaagaaaatttattagcAACTATAAACGAAATGTTGGATAATCCCAA ATATAGTGAAAACGCCAAAATCAGGTCACAAATTTTCCACGATCGTCAGGTGCACCCAATGGATACGGCCGTTTATTGGGTCGAATATGTGATAAGACACAGAGGGGCACCACATTTGCAAGTTGCAGCTCTTGACTTGCCCTGGTACAAATATTTGCTAGTAGATGTTATTTTTGTCGTTGTAATGGCACTAAGCTCTCTAATTTTCGTAACCTGGTTTGTACTTAAGAAGGTTTGCAAGAAGATTTGTGCAAAAAAGAATACACAAAAAGTCAAAaccaattag
- the LOC661344 gene encoding UDP-glycosyltransferase UGT5-like, producing the protein MIFKKIFFFLIILLDYSSGSKILGIFPTFVRSHYYLANTLMNHLAEKGHRVTVISPFLDENPAKNNSYQNVVLTGLDDLKDTVNMFDYVNTNELLFIVLSIKKSLEMTELVLNHTNVQYLLQSNEKFDLVIMERFVNEAYVGFAEHFNCPYIVLSTFGTNPWINVLTGNPAPPSYIPNPSMPLSSKMNFWERQLNTLMYIYVHFLHNFYAFPGQKLLYEKYFNASTNFYDVLYRPSLVLLNSHPVTNQPVPYVPNMIDIGGFHIKPRRKISKDLQIFLDEAKEGVIYFSMGSFLKSTQQSPEKHEIFLKTFSKLKLKVLWKWESDRLANQSRNIRIEKWVLQQSVLEHPNVRLFITHGGLLSISEAVHSGIPMLVVPVFGDQKINSRHVADQGMGLWLEYHDVTESTLTKKINEILYNPIYLENVKLKSKIYNDRLVDPLDVATYWVEYVIRHKGAPHLRIEGVNLSWYKYFLIDVIITILMCVFIAFYLICIVLRTISSFYFKCKCEKVKLN; encoded by the exons AtgatatttaagaaaattttcttttttctaataattttattagattATTCAAGTGGGTCAAAAATTTTGGGCATTTTTCCCACTTTCGTCCGAAGCCACTATTACCTGGCAAATACCCTGATGAATCATTTAGCTGAAAAAGGGCACAGAGTAACTGTTATTAGTCCTTTTCTGGATGAAAATCCAGCAAAGAATAACTCCTATCAAAATGTCGTGTTGACAGGATTGGACG ATTTAAAAGACACTGTAAATATGTTTGATTATGTGAACACGAATGAGCTTCTTTTCATAGTTTTgagtataaaaaaatcgctagAAATGACTGAACTAGTTTTAAATCACACCAACGTCCAATATCTTCTGCAGTCAAATGAGAAATTTGATTTGGTGATAATGGAGCGATTCGTGAATGAGGCCTATGTCGGATTTGCAGAACATTTCAACTGTCCTTACATCGTGTTAAGCACTTTTGGAACAAACCCTTGGATTAACGTTCTAACCGGAAATCCGGCACCGCCGTCTTATATTCCCAACCCCTCCATGCCACTTTCAagtaaaatgaatttttgggAGAGACAATTAAATACGTTAATGTACATTTATGTGCATTTTCTCCACAACTTTTATGCATTTCCGGGACAAAAACTCCTCTACGAGAAATATTTCAACGcttcaacaaatttttacgATGTCCTTTATAGACCGTCGCTCGTTTTGCTCAATTCTCATCCAGTCACCAACCAACCGGTGCCCTATGTCCCAAACATGATCGACATAGGAGGATTTCACATCAAACCCCgtagaaaaatttcaaaagatttgcaaatttttttagatgaaGCTAAAGAAGGAGTCATATATTTTAGTATGGGTTCATTTCTCAAAAGCACGCAACAATCGCCCGAAAAACACGAAATTTTCcttaaaacattttcaaaattgaaacttAAAGTTCTATGGAAATGGGAATCAGACAGGCTTGCGAATCAATCTCGAAATATCAGAATTGAAAAATGGGTACTCCAGCAAAGTGTTTTAG AACACCCTAACGTTAGACTTTTTATAACACATGGTGGTCTCTTGAGTATAAGTGAGGCCGTTCACAGTGGAATTCCCATGTTGGTTGTTCCTGTTTTCGGcgatcaaaaaataaattcaagacACGTCGCGGATCAAGGCATGGGCCTGTGGTTAGAATACCACGATGTTACAGAATCGACActgactaaaaaaattaatgaaattttatataatcCAAT atacTTGGAAAACGTGAAacttaaatcaaaaatatataatgaTCGTCTTGTTGACCCACTGGACGTCGCAACTTATTGGGTTGAATACGTCATTCGTCATAAAGGAGCTCCACATCTGCGAATAGAAGGTGTAAACCTTTCTTGgtataaatatttcttaattGACGTTATTATCACAATTTTGATGTGTGTATTTattgcgttttatttaatttgcattGTTCTTAGAACGATAAGttccttttattttaaatgcaaGTGTGAAAAAGTTAAACTGAATTAA